From the genome of Myxococcus stipitatus, one region includes:
- a CDS encoding MotA/TolQ/ExbB proton channel family protein codes for MSSIAVLAQVPAENLGWLSSKLLGVTLTSAEWVLWVLVCLSVLSIGIMLERTVYFARNRLPDSEVLAVRLARGELEAVRVAIQGKRGMEAAVIREGLASSEQGADTVEQVIASIMARERPQYERFLSFLGTLGNNAPFIGLFGTVLGIIKAFHDLGSMNAKGAAIQQTVMGGISEALVATAVGLAVAIPAVVAFNIFNRQLKTLTSRANALGHALVGTLRAEVR; via the coding sequence ATGTCGTCCATCGCGGTCCTTGCCCAGGTTCCCGCCGAGAACCTGGGGTGGCTCAGCAGCAAGCTGCTCGGCGTCACCCTGACTTCCGCCGAGTGGGTGCTGTGGGTCCTGGTGTGTCTGTCGGTCCTCTCCATCGGCATCATGTTGGAGCGCACGGTGTACTTCGCGCGCAACCGGCTGCCGGACTCGGAGGTCCTGGCGGTGCGCCTGGCGCGGGGCGAGCTGGAGGCGGTGCGCGTGGCCATCCAGGGCAAGCGGGGCATGGAGGCCGCCGTCATCCGCGAGGGCCTCGCGTCCTCCGAGCAGGGCGCCGACACCGTGGAGCAGGTGATTGCCTCCATCATGGCGCGCGAGCGCCCCCAGTATGAGCGCTTCCTGTCCTTCCTCGGCACCCTGGGCAACAACGCCCCGTTCATCGGCCTGTTCGGCACGGTGCTCGGCATCATCAAGGCCTTCCACGACCTGGGCTCGATGAACGCCAAGGGCGCGGCCATCCAGCAGACCGTCATGGGCGGCATCTCCGAGGCGCTCGTCGCCACGGCCGTGGGCCTCGCGGTGGCCATCCCCGCAGTGGTCGCCTTCAACATCTTCAACCGTCAGCTCAAGACGCTCACCAGCCGCGCCAACGCGCTGGGACACGCGCTCGTGGGCACGCTGCGCGCGGAGGTCCGCTAG
- a CDS encoding ExbD/TolR family protein, with protein MAGSAQDNEEEITGINVTPLVDIVLVLLIIFMVTANFIVRETVEVDLPRAANGGETVQGLVNVVLDKEGKLYFDGTEVSEADLSRKVAEAVAKDKDTRAIISADQSIAYGQVMRLIDTVKGQGIAKFALNIEKDAAPAAPRG; from the coding sequence ATGGCTGGAAGCGCCCAGGACAACGAAGAGGAAATCACCGGCATCAACGTCACGCCGCTGGTGGACATCGTGCTGGTGCTGCTCATCATCTTCATGGTGACCGCCAACTTCATCGTCCGCGAGACGGTGGAGGTGGACCTGCCCCGCGCGGCCAACGGCGGCGAGACGGTGCAGGGCCTGGTCAACGTGGTGCTCGACAAGGAGGGCAAGCTCTACTTCGACGGCACCGAGGTCAGCGAGGCGGACCTGTCCCGCAAGGTGGCGGAGGCGGTGGCCAAGGACAAGGACACCCGCGCCATCATCAGCGCCGACCAGAGCATCGCGTATGGCCAGGTGATGCGGCTCATCGACACGGTGAAGGGCCAGGGCATCGCGAAGTTCGCGCTCAACATCGAGAAGGACGCGGCGCCCGCGGCACCGCGGGGCTGA
- a CDS encoding energy transducer TonB, with product MSVTVLDNEAGLIPRRSGNGLLAAFVFGSIALHGLGLVVLHTKPPERPAAPRPVELVMVEVQKPPPPPPPPEVKEEPKPQPPPPKARVRPPPVKVAEAPRPPPPQDLPPPPNETPPPAAKPAPLVVGISMSSTTSGGAFAAPVGNTLYGRTADRAKAPQEVKAYSAPKYTPIYQVDSEPQLASEVKIPYPEEARRAGVEGTVSLSITIDPEGRVVDVKVLSGPGYGLEQAARDAIKRFRFKPAIKGGEAVSTTMKYAYTFLLD from the coding sequence ATGAGCGTGACGGTGCTCGACAATGAGGCGGGGCTGATTCCCCGCCGGAGCGGCAACGGGCTCCTGGCGGCGTTCGTCTTCGGCTCCATCGCCTTGCACGGGCTGGGGCTGGTGGTGCTGCACACGAAGCCACCGGAGCGCCCCGCCGCGCCGCGCCCCGTGGAGCTGGTGATGGTGGAGGTGCAGAAGCCGCCTCCGCCGCCGCCCCCTCCCGAGGTGAAGGAGGAGCCCAAGCCCCAGCCCCCGCCGCCCAAGGCGCGCGTGCGGCCTCCGCCGGTCAAGGTGGCCGAGGCGCCCCGTCCCCCGCCGCCCCAGGACCTGCCCCCGCCGCCCAACGAGACGCCTCCTCCGGCCGCGAAGCCCGCGCCGCTCGTGGTGGGCATCTCCATGTCCTCCACGACGAGCGGAGGCGCCTTCGCCGCGCCGGTGGGCAACACCCTCTACGGTCGCACCGCCGACCGCGCCAAGGCGCCGCAGGAGGTGAAGGCCTACAGCGCGCCGAAGTACACGCCCATCTACCAGGTGGACAGCGAGCCCCAGCTCGCCAGCGAGGTGAAGATTCCGTACCCGGAGGAGGCGCGCCGCGCGGGCGTCGAGGGCACGGTGTCGCTGTCCATCACCATCGACCCGGAGGGACGCGTGGTCGACGTGAAGGTGCTCTCCGGCCCGGGGTATGGCCTGGAGCAGGCGGCGCGCGACGCCATCAAGCGCTTCCGCTTCAAGCCCGCCATCAAGGGCGGCGAGGCCGTATCCACGACGATGAAGTACGCCTATACGTTCCTTCTCGATTGA
- a CDS encoding TonB family protein: protein MSSNVNARAALAAASLLVAAPVLAQDPQADAPPAAAQPTITKPPELVQPVEAQYPPEALKQGLTASVRLVITIAEDGSVSDVQPTEPVGNGFDEAAIAAVRQFRFSPAEVDGVPAPVQVEYVYHFTLKAPPPAEGTAAAEPEAPKATLTGTLISRGSRSRVPGATVRCGDDADAAEAVSDADGRFTLEVPPGECAVRVIASGFQLYQTKETLKANETTEVNFYLAPAGSPFETVVRSARPKKEVVRRTVTREEAQKTPGTFGDPIRVLQALPGVARAPFISGDLLVRGSNPGQTATLMDGVRIPTLFHLLGGPSVVNAEFIDSLDFYPGGYGSQYGRAVGGVVDVTTRKGAADTVHGSVKVDLLDAGFFLEAPVTDGISVAASARRSYIDTILPAVLPDNEGETLSIVPVYWDYQLRVDFGAKRGTTPEPGAARNTGYVMAFGSDDRLKLVTGGEETDRDISLDTRTRFHRVKGDWTYRKGDFTSVFTPYVGLDYFDIAFGQYVENDVISSLGAREVMSLDVSSMLTLRTGLDVYFEHVQIDVQAPAPGGTEYVPFPGTAPVSELIHAEPVVNGFDGGLFAEADLKFGPFTVTPGLRGNFQRVNGTRNWLLDPRLWLRYTMSERTAIKGSLGLYSQPAETYQFVFSPYGNPLLDYQRAFQTSLGVEQRLGETWNVDVTGFFNRRFENVVSPGDLRPTGDGSFVQDRFVNMGIGKAYGVELMVKKERASATDRWSGWLSYTLSHAEDGRAGPKPRGDNPLGEDGPPGSDEETYGMSPWDQTHILTVVANYILGNGWEIGGRFRLTTGRPTTPLTHPHDIYDSDSNNYEPTYGAFRSARASSFHQLDVRVEKGWRFDNWTLSLYMDVQNLYNAENVEFVFNDYRYRNEVEIPGIPILPVLGVKGSF, encoded by the coding sequence ATGTCCTCGAACGTGAATGCCCGAGCGGCGCTCGCGGCCGCCTCGCTGCTGGTGGCCGCCCCCGTGCTCGCCCAGGACCCCCAGGCCGACGCACCGCCCGCCGCGGCCCAGCCCACCATCACCAAGCCCCCGGAGCTGGTGCAGCCCGTGGAGGCGCAGTACCCGCCGGAGGCCCTGAAGCAGGGGCTCACCGCGTCCGTGCGCCTCGTCATCACCATCGCCGAGGACGGCTCGGTGTCCGACGTGCAGCCCACCGAGCCGGTGGGCAACGGCTTCGACGAGGCGGCCATCGCCGCCGTGCGCCAGTTCCGCTTCTCCCCCGCGGAGGTGGACGGCGTGCCCGCGCCGGTGCAGGTGGAGTACGTCTACCACTTCACCCTCAAAGCCCCGCCCCCCGCGGAGGGCACTGCCGCCGCCGAGCCCGAGGCCCCCAAGGCCACGCTCACCGGCACGCTCATCTCCCGAGGCAGCCGCTCGCGCGTGCCGGGCGCCACCGTGCGCTGCGGTGACGACGCGGACGCCGCCGAGGCCGTCTCCGACGCGGACGGCCGCTTCACCCTCGAGGTGCCGCCGGGCGAGTGCGCGGTGCGCGTCATCGCCTCCGGCTTCCAGCTCTACCAGACCAAGGAGACGCTGAAGGCCAACGAGACGACGGAGGTGAACTTCTACCTGGCGCCCGCCGGCAGCCCCTTCGAGACGGTGGTGCGCTCCGCGCGGCCCAAGAAGGAGGTCGTCCGCCGCACCGTGACGCGCGAGGAGGCGCAGAAGACGCCGGGCACCTTCGGCGACCCCATCCGCGTGCTCCAGGCGCTGCCCGGCGTGGCGCGCGCGCCGTTCATCTCCGGCGACCTGCTGGTGCGCGGCTCCAACCCGGGCCAGACGGCCACGCTGATGGACGGGGTGCGCATCCCCACCCTCTTCCACCTGCTCGGCGGCCCGTCGGTGGTGAACGCGGAGTTCATCGACTCGCTCGACTTCTACCCGGGCGGCTACGGCAGCCAGTACGGCCGCGCGGTGGGCGGCGTGGTGGACGTGACGACGCGCAAGGGCGCGGCGGACACGGTGCACGGCTCCGTCAAGGTGGACCTGCTCGACGCGGGCTTCTTCCTCGAGGCCCCCGTCACCGACGGCATCAGCGTGGCGGCGTCCGCGCGGCGCTCGTACATCGACACCATCCTGCCGGCGGTGCTCCCGGACAACGAGGGCGAGACGCTCTCCATCGTCCCCGTATACTGGGACTACCAGCTGCGCGTGGACTTCGGCGCCAAGCGCGGCACCACGCCGGAGCCCGGCGCCGCGCGCAACACCGGCTACGTCATGGCCTTCGGCAGTGACGACAGGTTGAAGCTGGTGACCGGCGGTGAGGAGACGGACCGGGACATCTCGCTCGACACGCGCACGCGCTTCCACCGCGTGAAGGGCGACTGGACGTACCGCAAGGGCGACTTCACCTCCGTCTTCACGCCCTATGTCGGCCTGGACTACTTCGACATCGCCTTCGGCCAGTACGTCGAGAACGACGTCATCTCGTCGCTGGGCGCGCGCGAGGTGATGTCGCTGGACGTGTCGTCGATGCTCACCCTGCGCACCGGCCTGGACGTGTACTTCGAGCACGTGCAGATCGACGTGCAGGCCCCGGCCCCGGGCGGCACCGAGTACGTGCCCTTCCCGGGGACGGCGCCCGTCTCGGAGCTCATCCACGCCGAGCCCGTCGTCAACGGCTTCGACGGTGGTCTCTTCGCGGAGGCGGACCTGAAGTTCGGTCCCTTCACCGTCACGCCGGGCCTGCGCGGCAACTTCCAGCGCGTGAACGGCACGCGCAACTGGCTGCTCGACCCTCGCCTGTGGCTGCGCTACACGATGAGCGAGCGCACGGCCATCAAGGGCTCGCTGGGCCTGTACAGCCAGCCGGCGGAGACGTACCAGTTCGTCTTCTCCCCGTACGGCAACCCGCTGCTGGACTACCAGCGCGCCTTCCAGACGAGCCTCGGCGTGGAGCAGCGGCTGGGCGAGACGTGGAACGTGGACGTCACCGGCTTCTTCAACCGCCGCTTCGAGAACGTGGTGTCGCCCGGCGACCTGCGGCCGACAGGCGACGGGAGCTTCGTCCAGGACCGCTTCGTCAACATGGGCATCGGCAAGGCGTACGGCGTGGAGTTGATGGTGAAGAAGGAGCGCGCCTCCGCGACGGACCGCTGGTCCGGCTGGCTCTCGTACACGCTCAGCCACGCCGAGGACGGCCGCGCGGGTCCCAAGCCCCGGGGCGACAACCCCCTGGGCGAGGATGGACCGCCCGGCTCGGACGAGGAGACCTACGGCATGAGCCCGTGGGACCAGACGCACATCCTCACCGTGGTGGCCAACTACATCCTGGGCAACGGCTGGGAGATCGGCGGTCGCTTCCGCCTCACCACGGGCCGCCCCACCACCCCGCTGACGCATCCGCATGACATCTACGACTCGGACTCGAACAACTACGAGCCCACCTACGGCGCCTTCCGCTCCGCGCGCGCCTCGAGCTTCCACCAGCTCGACGTCCGCGTGGAGAAGGGCTGGCGCTTCGACAACTGGACCCTCTCGCTCTACATGGACGTGCAGAACCTCTACAACGCGGAGAACGTCGAGTTCGTCTTCAACGACTACCGGTATCGCAACGAAGTGGAGATTCCGGGCATCCCCATCCTCCCCGTGCTGGGCGTGAAAGGCAGCTTCTGA
- a CDS encoding caspase family protein: MTRRSTARGWGRVLGTWVVVGLALVCLESRAARRPEEPEAALRRFALVVGSSEGGPGRERLRYAGSDALAISRVLEELGGVAPADRVLLLEADRDALLTALERLKVMAEGAVTPGLRRELVVYYSGHSDADGLLPRGERLSYDDLRRLLGHVPVDVRIAILDSCGSGALTRYKGGLRRPSFLTDVSSQVRGHAYLASSSADEVAQESDTIGASFFTHFLVTGLRGAADTTGDGRVTLHEAYQFAFHETLARTERSQGGPQHAAYDIQLAGSGDLVMTDLRGTPARMLVAEDVQGRLFVRDWGNQLVAELQKPAGRRLSLGLEVGRYHVTLERPSQRFEAEVTVSTRGAAELRVGDFVPVTLTRTAARGGSLHADAPVLPREPLAARADMPTVFLNLSLVPPLSTASLWGGSSLNHMALGGLAVRSLQLRGLGAAGGIGWVDGTMEGGQVAGLANVAGGEVLGAQLALGGNLAFGGATGAQLAAVINYSEQDFTGLQLGGVGNRSDARMSGFQFAGGVNMVERLTGAQLGIFNLAGSVSGAQVGLINVAGNVRGVQLGVINIADDVSVPIGVLSLVRKGRIAFEIGGDEVTPLFVGVKYGSQTVHVTASIGGDSWKESWRTFKMLGVGLHLPFGMADRYYLDVDFTTGGWQPELFGEGVENSLYRLRASIGWELKRRFALFGGVSLNAYHPPEEDPDDDVTWVPQWKTGRGPSGTRMWPGFLLGVRI; this comes from the coding sequence ATGACGAGACGGAGCACAGCGCGCGGATGGGGCCGCGTCCTCGGGACGTGGGTCGTGGTGGGACTGGCGCTGGTGTGCCTGGAGTCCCGCGCGGCGCGGCGCCCGGAGGAGCCCGAGGCCGCGCTGCGGCGCTTCGCGCTCGTCGTCGGCTCCAGTGAAGGTGGCCCGGGGCGGGAGCGGCTGCGCTACGCGGGCTCGGACGCGCTGGCCATCTCCCGCGTGCTGGAGGAGCTGGGCGGCGTCGCCCCCGCGGACCGGGTGCTGCTCCTGGAGGCGGACCGGGACGCGCTGCTCACCGCGCTGGAGCGGCTCAAGGTGATGGCCGAGGGCGCGGTGACGCCCGGGCTGCGGCGCGAGCTGGTGGTGTACTACTCGGGCCACTCGGACGCGGACGGCCTGCTGCCGCGCGGCGAGCGCCTCTCGTATGACGATTTGCGCCGGCTCCTGGGCCACGTGCCGGTGGACGTGCGCATCGCCATCCTCGACTCGTGCGGCTCCGGAGCCCTCACCCGGTACAAGGGCGGCCTGCGCCGGCCCTCCTTCCTGACGGACGTCTCCTCGCAGGTGCGCGGGCACGCGTACCTCGCCTCCAGCTCGGCGGACGAGGTGGCGCAGGAGTCGGACACCATCGGCGCGTCCTTCTTCACGCACTTCCTCGTCACTGGCCTGCGCGGCGCGGCGGACACCACGGGCGACGGCCGCGTCACGCTGCACGAGGCCTACCAGTTCGCCTTCCACGAGACGCTGGCGCGCACGGAGCGCTCCCAGGGCGGGCCGCAGCACGCGGCCTATGACATCCAGCTGGCGGGCAGCGGCGACCTGGTGATGACCGACCTGCGCGGCACGCCGGCGCGGATGCTGGTGGCGGAGGACGTGCAGGGCCGCCTCTTCGTGCGCGACTGGGGCAACCAGCTCGTCGCGGAGCTCCAGAAGCCCGCGGGGCGGCGGCTGTCGCTGGGGCTGGAGGTGGGGCGCTACCACGTCACGCTGGAGCGGCCCTCGCAGCGCTTCGAGGCCGAGGTGACGGTGAGCACGCGCGGCGCAGCGGAGCTGCGCGTGGGGGACTTCGTGCCGGTGACGCTCACGCGCACGGCCGCCCGGGGTGGCTCGCTCCACGCGGACGCGCCGGTGCTCCCCCGCGAGCCCCTGGCCGCGCGCGCGGACATGCCCACGGTGTTCCTCAACCTGTCATTGGTGCCGCCCTTGTCCACGGCGTCTCTGTGGGGCGGCAGCAGCCTGAACCACATGGCGCTCGGAGGGCTGGCGGTGCGCTCGCTCCAGCTGCGGGGCCTGGGCGCGGCGGGTGGCATCGGTTGGGTGGATGGGACGATGGAGGGGGGACAGGTGGCGGGGCTCGCCAACGTGGCGGGGGGCGAGGTGCTGGGCGCGCAGCTCGCGCTCGGCGGCAACCTGGCCTTCGGTGGCGCGACCGGGGCGCAGCTCGCGGCCGTCATCAACTACTCGGAGCAGGACTTCACGGGGTTGCAGCTCGGCGGCGTGGGCAACCGCAGCGACGCGCGGATGTCCGGCTTCCAGTTCGCGGGCGGCGTCAACATGGTGGAGCGGCTGACCGGCGCGCAGCTGGGCATCTTCAACCTCGCGGGCAGCGTGTCGGGCGCGCAGGTGGGGCTCATCAACGTCGCGGGCAACGTGCGCGGCGTGCAGCTGGGCGTCATCAACATCGCGGACGACGTGTCGGTGCCCATCGGCGTCTTGAGCCTGGTGCGCAAGGGCCGCATCGCGTTCGAGATTGGCGGCGACGAGGTCACCCCGCTGTTCGTGGGCGTCAAGTACGGCAGCCAGACGGTGCACGTCACGGCGAGCATCGGAGGGGACTCGTGGAAGGAGTCCTGGCGCACGTTCAAGATGCTGGGCGTGGGCCTGCACCTGCCGTTCGGCATGGCGGACCGCTACTACCTGGACGTGGACTTCACGACGGGCGGGTGGCAGCCCGAGCTCTTCGGGGAGGGCGTGGAGAACAGCCTCTACCGGCTGCGCGCCAGCATAGGCTGGGAGCTGAAGCGGCGCTTCGCGCTGTTCGGGGGCGTGTCGCTCAACGCCTACCACCCGCCGGAGGAGGACCCGGACGACGACGTCACCTGGGTGCCGCAGTGGAAGACGGGGCGCGGGCCTTCCGGCACGCGCATGTGGCCCGGCTTCCTGCTGGGCGTGCGCATCTGA
- a CDS encoding alpha/beta fold hydrolase has protein sequence MVLESFQVGTGDVPTVLLHGFLGTGRNLRSLATAWSAKDPSRRFLLPDLTGHGTSPIPPPSADLFTVARDVVDTARAQGFTGALDWVGHSLGGRVSLAASLHVPEAVSRVSLLDIAPGPVPYDLSESGMVLGVLLQAPARAENRKVMRAALTDKGLSDALADWLVMNLVSDDQGVRWRFDRQALAELHSRVNGVDLWEAVERPGRPPMRCIRGGRSRYVSDADVARLEAAGCPVATLPGAGHFVHVDGAQQLLEWLLTP, from the coding sequence GTGGTCCTCGAGAGCTTCCAGGTGGGAACGGGCGATGTGCCCACGGTGCTGTTGCATGGCTTCCTCGGCACGGGGCGCAACCTGCGCTCGCTCGCGACGGCGTGGAGCGCGAAGGACCCGAGCCGCCGCTTCCTCCTCCCGGACCTCACCGGCCACGGCACCTCGCCCATCCCCCCGCCGAGCGCCGACCTCTTCACCGTGGCCCGCGACGTGGTGGACACCGCCCGCGCCCAGGGCTTCACCGGCGCGCTCGACTGGGTGGGCCACTCGCTCGGTGGGCGCGTCTCGCTCGCGGCGAGCCTCCACGTCCCGGAGGCCGTCTCGCGCGTGTCGCTGCTCGACATCGCCCCCGGCCCCGTCCCCTACGACCTGTCCGAGAGCGGCATGGTGCTGGGCGTCCTCCTCCAGGCCCCAGCGCGCGCGGAGAACCGCAAGGTGATGCGCGCCGCCCTCACGGACAAGGGCCTGTCGGACGCGCTGGCGGACTGGCTCGTCATGAACCTGGTCAGCGACGACCAGGGCGTGCGCTGGCGCTTCGACCGGCAGGCGCTGGCGGAGCTGCACTCGCGCGTCAACGGCGTCGACCTGTGGGAGGCCGTGGAGCGCCCCGGGCGACCGCCCATGCGCTGCATCCGGGGAGGCCGCTCCCGCTACGTGTCCGACGCGGACGTCGCCCGCCTGGAGGCCGCCGGCTGCCCCGTGGCCACCCTCCCCGGCGCGGGCCACTTCGTCCACGTGGACGGGGCCCAGCAGCTGCTCGAGTGGCTGCTGACGCCCTGA